CCCAGGCTGGGAAAGGCAAGGCATCAAGATTATCTGGGCGCGCTCCCAGGTAGCAGAAACGATGTCGGCCATTAATTTCGCCAAGGTAATATGGGGAGAGTTGGCCGGCGTTTAAGGCTGATTGCCAGCCGCGATTTTTGATAATTTTGGCATCAAAGGCGATTTTAACAATCACCTCGTCGCCCTCACCGGCGGCAATCCCGTCCAACTCCGGTATCCAGTCAAACAGAATTTTTCCGAATTCCGTTGCTAAGCCGCCGCCGCTGACCAAAAACGCCTTGGGTTGCAGATTTCTGGCTATTTTGGCCAGTCTTTTCTGCCAATCGAGGGTAGTGATAAGCCCGGAAAGAGCAATTAAATCCTGCTCCCCGTACTTACTTAAATACTTTCGGAGAAGAGAAATGACTTCTTCTTCGGTCAAATGTCGGCCATTAGCCAGTCCTCTTCTTTCTGCCAGTTCATCCTTGACCCGATAACCATTTAAATCTACAATAACAACATCTGCCTCGTACTTGCGCAGGATAGAGGCCAGTAAAGCCGGGCCATAGGGCGGAGTATTCGGCAGGGCGGTTTCGCGCAAAGGCATGTTAATAAACATTACTTTTGCGCCCCGCAGGTTATCAGGACTAATACCCTTAATAACTTCAGCCGGATGAATAAACATTTCGGGAAACTCCTTTCTTCTATTAAGTCTATTAAGTTTTGTCTTTTTTTCTTTTTAAAGGGCGATAAATAGTAATATGATAATAGCTGAAAAACGTGTAAATGTCAAGTAGGCTGTTGACTTTTTTTATAAAATATAGTAAGGTGAAAAATCAGTTATGCTGAACCCCGTAATTTTAAACAATAAAAAACTATGAACCCCGTTAGAAATAAATTCCTAAACGGGGTTAACAGGGTAAAAAATATTTAAAATATTAATTATATCGTTATGGAGAAAAAAAATAACAAAATTTCTAACGGGTGGAACAAAATAATCTTTTTTCTCTCGCGGGAAAGACAGCGGTTTTAACCGGCGCTGGCGGATTTTTCGGGAGGTATTTTGCCGAAGCCTTGCTAATTGCCGGAGCCAAGGTTTTTTTAGTTGATATAACCGAGGAAAAGTTGAATTTTTTGAGTGATGAAAATCGCGGCCGATATAAAAAAATTGCGGTTGATTTATATGACAGAAAGAAGGCGGAAGATGTTTATCAAGAAATTTTAGATAAAAACAGGATAGATATTTTAGTTAATAACGCTTTTGATTTTAGTTTAAAAACCGGGTTTAATAATGAAAGCGGAAAGTTAGATAAAGCCACTTTTGAACAGTTACAAGCTTCCTTTGAATCTGGAATTTATTGGGCGGTTCAGGCGACGCAAAAGTTCGGCTTTGCTATGAAAAAACAGGGCCAGGGTTCAATTACCAATATCTGTTCAATGTATGGCGTAATTGCGCCTTCGCCGGATTTATACGAAGGCACAGATAAATTTAATCCCCCCGGCTATAGTATGGCCAAGGCCGGTTTATTGCAATTTACCCGTTATGCGTCTTCATTTTTAAGCCCAGAAGTGCGCGTTAATGCGATTTCTCCCGGCGCTATCCCCAATACGGAAAGTCAGTCTTATAATGCTATTACTAATAATGATCCGGTTTTACAAAGGCTGCATAAAAAAATACTTTTAAAAAGAATGGGACACCCGAATGACTTAGTGGGGGCATTGATTTTTTTATCATCTGATTCAGCTAGTTATATAACCGGCCAGAATATAATCATTGATGGCGGACTAACCGTAACTTAAAATAAAGAAGGGAGTTTTCCGATGGGATCATTAACGAGAGAGGAACTGTTAAGAAAACTGGCCAAAGTAAAATTGTTGACCCTGGATTTTGACGGCACTTTAACCGACGGCTTTGTTTATTTCGGCGAGGATGGATATGAATTTGTTCGTTGCAGCCGCAAAGACAGCCTCGGCATTGAGTTAATAAGAGAGGCCGAGGTTGAGGTCGTTGTTTTGTCAAAGGAAGCAAATTCTATTGTTGCCACTCGTTGCAAGAAAATGGGAATTGAGTGCGTTCAAGCCATAAAGGATGGCGAGGGTAAAAGAGAAATTTTAGCAAGGGAAATGAAAAAACGCGGTTTAGTTCCCGAACGGGTCGCCTATATGGGAGATGATGTTAACGATTTAGAACCTTTGGAATTCGCCGGCCTTAGCATTACGGTTGCGGATGGCGATGACAGCCTGAAAGAAAAAGCGGATTTTGTAACTAGCCGCAGAGGGGGGGAGCACGCTGTTCGGGAAGTGTGTGATTTAATTCTTGAATCCAGAAAGGGGTGAAAACTATGTTCATTAAAGTCGACAATAGACTTATCGGACCCGGCCAGCCAACCTTTATAATCGCAGAGATTGGCATCAACCATAACGGCAGCTTGCCAATGGCCCTGGAGTTGGTAAGGGTATGCAAGGAAATCGGTTGCGACGCCGTGAAGTTTCAAAAAAGAACGGTTCCGGTTGTTTACCAGGGGCAATTGGACGCTCCCAGAGCGGTGGATCCGAGCATAATTCAGAA
This portion of the Patescibacteria group bacterium genome encodes:
- a CDS encoding SDR family oxidoreductase, translating into MEQNNLFSLAGKTAVLTGAGGFFGRYFAEALLIAGAKVFLVDITEEKLNFLSDENRGRYKKIAVDLYDRKKAEDVYQEILDKNRIDILVNNAFDFSLKTGFNNESGKLDKATFEQLQASFESGIYWAVQATQKFGFAMKKQGQGSITNICSMYGVIAPSPDLYEGTDKFNPPGYSMAKAGLLQFTRYASSFLSPEVRVNAISPGAIPNTESQSYNAITNNDPVLQRLHKKILLKRMGHPNDLVGALIFLSSDSASYITGQNIIIDGGLTVT
- a CDS encoding HAD hydrolase family protein, which encodes MGSLTREELLRKLAKVKLLTLDFDGTLTDGFVYFGEDGYEFVRCSRKDSLGIELIREAEVEVVVLSKEANSIVATRCKKMGIECVQAIKDGEGKREILAREMKKRGLVPERVAYMGDDVNDLEPLEFAGLSITVADGDDSLKEKADFVTSRRGGEHAVREVCDLILESRKG